A window from Kluyveromyces lactis strain NRRL Y-1140 chromosome E complete sequence encodes these proteins:
- the HEK2 gene encoding Hek2p (similar to uniprot|P38199 Saccharomyces cerevisiae YBL032W), whose translation MSSSADNSNNSSSRFPAAVDSINNNSNSINDASQFHNSYNEVNEINNDTNSQVNNGNNITFHVLVSLKEAAKIIGPQGNTIETIRRENDIKIGISPREKSCSDRLLNVSGPPRQVANSLGQVLRVLTTDYEPEEHVFKHLRFMLPPASKEEIEDPEKWKQIGNLRLICTNPQISSVIGQQGAKIKKLIETHTVKLVASKHFLPDSKDRVLEIQGFPTSVANCINEIAELFIQDDVHVPPRTLPRYYPHSKHTKEIQVSQTLAIPKEFVGALLGVGGNRIANLRKFTKTKIVIGQDPTENGDRIFTVWGNDQKSVKLAQTMLLKNLEVEKKRREEHEASLKDGSSVPAAAAASAATSISASGANQNDSIHTPVSDNESPVVFTE comes from the coding sequence ATGTCATCTTCTGCTGATAATTCCAACAACAGTAGCAGCAGGTTCCCTGCTGCTGTTGACTCTATCAATAACAACAGTAATAGTATTAACGATGCTAGTCAATTCCACAACAGTTATAATGAAGTAAATGAAATTAATAATGATACTAATAGCCAAGTGAACAACGGTAACAATATTACATTCCACGtccttgtttctttgaaagaagcagCAAAGATCATTGGCCCTCAGGGGAATACCATTGAGACGATAAGGAGGGAAAACGATATCAAAATCGGTATATCACCTCGTGAAAAATCATGTTCTGATAGGTTATTGAATGTTAGTGGTCCCCCAAGACAAGTGGCCAATTCGTTGGGTCAAGTATTACGTGTGCTAACTACGGATTACGAGCCTGAGGAACACGTTTTCAAGCATCTAAGATTCATGTTACCTCCAGCATCGAAGGAAGAGATTGAGGATCCAGagaaatggaaacaaatTGGTAATTTGAGATTAATCTGTACCAACCCACAGATTTCGTCAGTCATTGGCCAACAAGGTGCCAAGattaagaaattgattgaaacGCATACTGTTAAACTCGTTGCCTCGAAACATTTCTTGCCCGATTCTAAGGATAGAGTATTGGAGATTCAAGGGTTCCCTACCTCGGTTGCCAACTGTATCAACGAAATCGCAGAACTGTTCATTCAAGACGACGTCCATGTACCTCCAAGAACTTTGCCCCGTTACTATCCTCATTCTAAACATACAAAAGAGATCCAAGTGTCTCAAACGTTGGCTATTCCAAAAGAATTTGTAGGTGCACTTTTGGGAGTTGGTGGTAACCGTATTGCCAACTTGAGAAAATTCACAAAGACTAAGATCGTCATCGGTCAAGATCCAACTGAAAATGGTGACAGAATCTTTACGGTTTGGGGTAACGACCAAAAATCCGTCAAATTGGCTCAGACAATGTTGTTAAAGAACTtggaagttgaaaagaagagacGTGAAGAACACGAAGCCTCTTTGAAGGATGGTTCATCTGTtcctgctgctgctgctgcttcCGCCGCCACTTCTATTTCTGCTTCAGGGGCTAACCAAAATGACTCTATTCATACTCCAGTCTCCGATAATGAATCTCCTGTCGTATTTACAGAATAA